The following nucleotide sequence is from Zea mays cultivar B73 chromosome 1, Zm-B73-REFERENCE-NAM-5.0, whole genome shotgun sequence.
aactatgtccaaaaaacaCTTTCTTTACAAAATTGAGTTAATAGCCAAAACAAAGTGCTAGAAACAAACACTTTCTTGTACATAAATTCTTTCATCTTAATCGAATGCTAGAGAACAATAATCAGGATATCAAAGCTTCCAACCAATGGGATAATGCCACCTAGATAAAAGGGAGAAGAACTAGAGGATATTTGTGGACAAGTACTAAGCTATCCCTTCAACCAATCTTTTATATACTCTGTCTGTTccaaattaaaatttgttttagGAAATTAGTGGATTCATACAATACTAgatgtatgtgttttatatatgtgtctagattcatcatcattcatttgaatatagacataagaaCCAAATTCTAAAACGAATTCTATTccggaacggagggagtatatatatAGATTCCACCCTTTATTATTTGTATAAAGGTACTCTACTTTCCTAACAAAAAAATTAGATATATAAAAAAGTACTTACTGTAAAGCACAGATTACTGTTCACAGAAACTTTTTTTAGTATTTAGAATTTAGATTGAAAATAGCAAGAGGACCTATTAAGAACTTTATATAAAAATCATAAAATAAAGATTAGAAACTGGTTTGAGTTTGCGAACCAAAGTTGTCACTGGTTATAGTGATATATAACAGACCCAAAAGGTTGTCCCATTGCAAGCCCAATAAATGACGGACTTTCCAATTTTAGCCCATGTTTCTGACAATAAAGCACGATTCCAGAAGATAATATGAATTTCCAGTCTGAAGCAGACTGGATTTGAAATCCAAATATACGAAATTTTTTTATATGCTTCCAGAAGTATTATCTTGATGGTACACTGCCTCTGCTTCACAATCCTTGTCAGACTGTAAAATCATATTACCAAAGCATTCTTCATAAGCCTATTATGCAATGGAAATGCAAGCTACACGGTCAGCCATGTGCTGCTTGCTCACGAGCAAGAGCACAGACGGAGACATAACGTACCGATACACACTTGAGTTATAGGGCAAGCCTAATTTACATGTACTTCTTATTGGAAGGATTTTTATCCATTCTGCTTCTCTTACACTACGCTCTTCTGCCTTCAGCTGTTTCAGTAACTGATGACGATGAGCAAACCAATCGCCGTGACGATGATGGTCGACGGGACCCCGAATCGGAGGTGGCTCCAGAAGGTGAGGTTGTAGCCGAAGAACTGGGCCCGCCTGGCCTGCTCGCAGACAATCAGATTCGCCGCAGAGCCTAGGAGGGTGAGGTTCCCAGCCACGGTGCTGACCCATGCAAGGATGAGCCAGGCTTTCCTCTCTGAACCATGAGAAATCGAAGCCGCTGATGCAGCCACTCTTGTACCGAGCAATAGGACTGAATAAAAAACAGTGAGAAAAAAAATCAGACGTAGGATGGACAGAATGAACCAATAATTAATTACTCTCCCAAACTTCTGAAACATGGATCAAACGAAAATTAGCTTGTTCGGGTTCAGTGTACTATATGGCTCGCTGGTTAGGACAAAACAAATATCTCTACAACCTATTTCTGTGAAAAGATCATAGTGTTTCAAGATTATTTTCTGCAGAAATATTCTCAGGATTGCATATTTTACTGTACAGAAACTACTCTGCTGTAGAGTTCAATATATATTTCAGTTCTTAAAGTCAGTGGCAAACCAGACCTATTGtggctgcaaacaagaatcattgTAGCAATTCAGTTTAATTCTTTATAGGAAATTTAACACCTTCTCTTGAAGCTATCCCAGTTTTCATCCTATGTACACAAGATAATGTAATGCTTCCATTTCCTTCATTTAATCATGCTTGTCATGAATAAAGAACAGAGGCCAGATGGCGGCATTGAGCACACAACCTCTCGAAATACCATGTGTTATGAATTTTGCAAACAGAAGAGCATATATGTATATAAAGTATTAAATGGTTATACATGGTCATATGCGTAAGAAAAATTACCTGTAGGAACATTAGAGGCCACGTTTGAAAGGATAAGAATCACCACGGCAAGAAGTGCAACACCTTTCGCACTATCGATTCGTGAATATGGTTCCACTAACTCCCATAGTGTGTTCGGTATGCCCGTTTTGTTGAAGCCATCAACAGTGATAAACATCCCGCAGAAAAAGATCAGCAGTGAATATGACACCTGCAAGTCATCAAAGTACAACAGGATGATGATCGTCGTCCGCACTAAGTAAAATATCCACCCGTTATTGAGTGTTAATTAAAATTTGAGGAGCATACCTTCTCAAGACAAGCTTGTGCGTCCGTAAAATCGAGTGCCAGAAGAACAAGAGCTGCAGTGATTGCAGTCCAGGACATGTTCAGTCCCATTAGAAGTGCAATGAGCATACCGAGAGTGATAAGATAAACAGCAGTCTTCCACACAAGTACTTTCCATCTCTTCTCTGCAACTTCAGTTTCTTTCTCCTTTTCCCCATTAATCTCTGGGGAGGGTGCTAAATCCTCTATTATCACGCTCCTTTGCTGGCTAGCAGTCCTTGTGAACTTCCTTGAGGATGCACCTTCATCTCTCCGATCAGGAACCGTCGAGACCTCTACCATCTCATGCGACATGCTTGATGCCCGCAGAgacttgatcgcaagctgaatgtcAGCCTCAGAATTGATGCTTCTGCTTCTCAGGTTCTCATTCCCAGTAGTACTGACACTGTTGCTCCTGATGATCGGTTCGCTTACGCAATCCATGTCATCTGGATTCAGAGAAGAAACATGTGACATTCTAGCCGGTGTGAACCGATGGGAAGTAACCTCATCGTCGGCAACCACCTCTGGTCCTGTGGGCTGCCCACCCTCCTGATCCTTCTCCACCGACAAGTATTTCCAGAAGTACAAAAGGAGGATAGCAGCGTTTGTGAGAACCCCAACGATCATAGCTGGGAAAACTCCCAGCAAGAACTGGCCAAATGAGATCCCACTCTCGACAGCTATGACAAGGTTCTGAGGGTTGCCGATCGGCGTGGCAGCAGAGCCGATGTTCGAACTAGTGGCAAGGGCCAGAAGGAAAGGCTGTGGTGGCAGGTTGTTTTGCCTAGCAACCTTGAGGATGAACTCGGTGAGGACAACACAGCATGTGTCATTGGTGAAAAGCGCGCTGGCAAACGCGGACACGATGCAGACTCGGAAGAGCAGGTCCTTGCTGCCTCTGCTCTTCCACGAGAGCAGGTTCCCGAGGTACTTAAACATGTCAGCCCTCTCAAGGAAGATGCTGACGACCATTGTCCCGAAGAGCAGGCCGATGATCGGGAGGTCAATCGCGGCGTACGCGTCCTCCGGGGAGATGACGCGGAACAGGACCATTAGCATAGCACCAAGGAGGGACCCAGCCGTCCGCCCAACAGGCATGAACGGGACGGTGGGGAAGACGGCCATCACCCAGAAAATCCCAAAGGCGATACATCCCAGCACTACTTTGGAGGTCCCTGCCAACGCCATATTAGCAAACCCTTCTCTTCCTCTACAACTAAAACTCTTAACAATTGCACTTCAAGAACCTGTCACGACTCACAAATTAAAGAGAGAGTACAGAACAACCCCCCCCAGATACCAAGGACGGTCAGATCGACTGGGCTCACGAGAAGGATCCCTGCTGGAATGAACCACCTCTCCTCGCCCAACTTAATAACTCGAGGTCCTGCAAAATCGGAGGGCAAAGAAACATTGCACGTGAACCAAGGAGCTCAAAGGCAAGGCAGTATTTTATAGTGAAAAATGTATTCAAGAGATTTGCAATGATTCATCATAGtccaaaaaagaaagaaagaaagaacaaGGTGGTTCTTGATCCCTCAAACTAAAACGAATTAGCAACAAGCTGCACGAAAACGGGGTATCAAGCACCATCACGCCTACTCACGGTGTATCCTGCAACAATTGAAGCGAGAAAAGAACCCTCATCAATACAGAGCTTTCACGCGCAGTTCGCAAATCCAAAATAAAGCCAAAAGGTTCCCACTGCTACTGGCTTATAGGCTACAGCCGCTAAAACCCTACATGCCCAAACAAGGATTTTATTCGCCTAGCCCTGGGTTTCCGGGGTGCGGATCAAGCCGTCTTTTTGCAGTGGATAATATCTGGGTGTGCTTACCGACGATAGAAGATCCGGCGTGCACCGGTGCCGAGAACAGGTGTCTCCGTGCTACTAGGTTACGAATTACGATGGGAGTGATGAGACGCGCGGCCGGGCCGGGTTTGGTTTGCTCACCTTCGAGTAGGGGATGGAGTATGGGGCGGGTAGTCCACACTGCTGCCTGCGAGCGCGCGGACGAGGCGGCGGATCGGTGGAAAGCTTTGCAAGGCAGAGGTGGTGGTGGAGTGGGGTGTGAGGACGAGACGAGACGGAGTGGTGGTAGTCCTGGAGCCTGGACTCTGGACTGGACACTGGAGGCATGGAGACCCCGCCGCGATGTGGGTGGGGGCGGCTAAATAGGCGGGCCGCGGGGGGTGTCGCTATGGCCCGTGGCCGTGGGTGTGCACCATGGGAGCCGCGTGAGCGTGTGGGGACGGGGAACATGGCAGGAACTCTGCTTTTCAGTCTTCCTTTCATTCACGGGTATGTGGTGGGGTCACTTGGGCGTGGGTCCTacatggaggtgggggtggggctcCATGCATGGACGCCCGTAATTTACCAGGCGCACCCGGCACACTGGTAGAGCTCCCGTTTTCTGGATGGTAAAAAAGTTGGACGGTTTTTTTCTTATGTCACAGAGAATTTGTCTGTTTGCTGAATCATGTTTTCTTTTCGAATAAATATATGCAGGTTGCAACTGTCTAGTACTGGAGTATAAAAGTtttaggtgttgtttggttcacatatttaacCGATAAGATTAAATCTTGTTTATTTAAGTCTAACCGTAATTGGATATCATACTAGAAATTGATATTGGTATATTCAATCTTGTTACCGTTGGTTATCGAGTGTGAACCATTACCGTTACCATTAACGTTGCGAAACTAATGGCCAGGTTTATGTACACCTAGCACTTTTTCCTCTCCCGCGTGGTGATTCATGTGATTCGATTCGTGAGGGAGCTTCTTCGGTTAGAGAGACGGAACCGTGATTTCGATGGCTCtgatgttttttttttttttggattTTGCGCGTGGGGGCTTGGGCTTGCGCTTAACTGCTGTGCCCAGCACAGTTATATAGATCTTTCTTGGCATCCAAGAAAAAGAAAACGCGTGCGGTTCCGTTGAGCGACAAAACTAGCTAGAGGGGGCGGCCGTCAGTCTCATGGCAAAAGAAAAGGGGGGTATTGGGCATTTTCTTTATTGGGCCCCAGCACCACTCCTGCTCGACACGTTCTCGTCAGTGTAATATAAGTAGGATATATTATGTAGCTTCGTAGCTACAGTATTGGTTCTGTGGATATGATAGTGACATTCAAAAAGACTGGCTATTGATTCAGCTATTAACTGCTTTTAGCTGGAAACATCAAAATATCTCTGGCTAATAGTCTAGCTAACTATATTAGTTGTTCCATCAACTAATCGAATATATTAGTTCATTAGCGAGTTCATCCAAAATCCAAAGTGAGCTCACAGTTATATATAATAGtcagctatttgttagctagttATTAATTCTACTATTAATTTTTTTAGTCAGCTAATCATATCAGCTCTAGTGCATTTAAAAGCGCGGCCTGTATATAGTTGGAACTTTCAAGACTACAATATCAAAATAATATATGCTAGTGATCCAATATTAAAACGAATCGGGGTAAATCAGATTCTAAGCCGGACAATCACTCGTATCCGATATTTTATGCTGAGTAATTGCGCGGCCGATAGAGATTTGGTTGACAATGTCCAGTGGCATATCAGACCAGTTTGTGTAGCCCCATTAGATGGCGCCTGCTCATTGAGTTGTTAGTTGACCAAAGTGTCTATGCAGTGCTCGTCCCTGAGATGGCGCCTAGCTGCCCCGTGCATGCTCTCCGGTGATATTGTGAGAACCTTGGCAGTATTCAATAATGGCAgcaggaggggcggctgggcataATTAGGCCATGTGTCAAGAGACCTGTGGACAGCCGCAGATCAAGACGACGGAGGCCAGAGGGAAAAAAAAAGGTTCTCTTTCTACTACTTTCCAGCGGCCGTACCGGTACCGGTGACCGAATCATTTTAGTACGTACGTAGTAGTAGTGCTGTGCCCATGATCGTCCATGAAGGAAGGGATATAGCTATAAGCACCACCGGGCAAGTCGCAACCAATGCCAGCCGCCCGTCTCAACTGCGCATGCATGTCTCGATCTGCAGACTGCGCGCACTACTACTACTCGTCGTCTGTAGGAGGATTACCTTTTATATATGCAGAGAGAACGATAGATATCATACGTTACGTAATGTATTCCTGTGATCCGTGTGGCCGTAAACCTAACTAGAGCACCCACAGAGTTCTGCATGCAGTTTCTTATTATTCTAGAGATTACAATATGTTCAGCTGTCCTTCTAGTTTTCTCCAGCTCTGAGCTGATAATTGCAAAGCTAGCCGGATGAGTCTCATATGCTCTCCTAAGCTAGCTAGACCGTTAGAGCAGCAGTGCGCCAGTGTCTAAGAAAAAAAAAAGGCCATGAACCTCGGATTTTAATCCACCTTGGCAAAAAACCTGTTCTTTTTTGTTTTGTGTGTGTGATGTCTGATGAGAGGGTGGGGGGAGGCCCAGATATTCAGAGCTGTATGGGATGGATAGAGATCCAGTACCTAGGAAAATCAAGGCGAGATCAACGTCGAGAGGTTTAATCCCCCCAACGCCATCAGATGTGATGTGATGCGATCCGTCCCGCGCCAGCGCCAGAGCCATCATGTGATGTGTTCCCATGTGCATGTACTCCCGGCCGGCCCACGCGAGTGTGTCGTAACGGCGTCAGAATCAGAGACCGGGACTATTCGCCCGACAAGAGATTGCTTCGGCTGTGAGAATCGTTTCTACGAGAATCACAGACAAATCGTTTCTACGAAaaaatcgcagcaaaatcaacgtgGACGTAGAATCCGTCAAGTCGTCTGTCGTTTTCTAAACCTTAAACCCTAAACCGTGTGCAGACTGATCattcatcttcctccacacacgTAAATATCATGGTGTTCAGATTCTCATAACAACTAGATTATTCATAAATTCAGTTTCTTATAAAAGCTCTTAAAGAAAATTGGGTCCCAAAGATGAACCCGCCCCACGGTCGCCTCCAACTCCCCAGCGCGTGCAATCATCCGGAGGAGGGGAAGACAAAGTGGATGGAGGAGCAATGGGCGTTGTACTGTTGTGCATCTACCACCACGGAGAAAGGAAGCACGGGCCGGGATGAGCCGAGTTGACAAACCACGCGGACGTCTTGTTCCCTTTTTTTTTGGGTGGGAAGTGGGGTGATAAAATTGAGATAAGATGAGATCGTGTCAGGCTTTTCATCGCCGTCGTCGTCATCGCGTTGCGATGGGCGATGAGAGAGGGACGAGAGAGCGATGTGTGCGGGCAGCTCCGGTAGAGGAAGCAATACAACCGGGAAAAGGAAAAGGGCTGTTTTGTCAACTTGTTTTATTTGTTTCAGGGAGAAGCAATCATATATACTAATAAATATCTATCTTTCATGCGCGCGCGGATGTGGTCGCCTCAATCAAATGTAAAAACTCATATATACTGTTGGTGTCAGCGCAGAGCACCCCACCTGTGACTAGTTCCGTACGTGTGGGGGCTTTACCGTGGCGTGGCTGCTGTTGATTGGTCTGCGGTCTGCCAACCTAGCTTCTACTAGCTTTGACACCAAGGCCCGCCTTTCTGGAACGCACGCGGGATGTTTTTTTTTGTGAAAAAATAAATCGATGCCTTTGTCAACTTCCTGCGGTACGTATACATAACTGAATTGTCTAGTGTACAACATGTTATGTTAACGCACTCATGTGCCTGTACATAACTGAATTATCTAGTAAACTCTACTGTTTGCGCTAGTGCGATCTGGCTTTATGCAGCTTCAATTACTCTCGGCTACTCTCGCACATAAACGCATGCCCGTGTACGTAGTGCGTTTCAGCGCATAGCCTGGCTCCAACTATATGGCTACTTTACTACTACTTGATCCAACTGCCGGCCGGTACGGTAACGGTTTATCCTATCGTCGGCCGTCTCGTTCGAGATACAACGGGTACACGCAGGCAATccacgcagcagcagcagcagccagcaaGAGAACGAATGGCCGGCAGATCGAGAACTACCAAATTAAAGCTAGCAGGAACGTGCCGTGCGCGAGATCCAGTCGACGACTGGAGCAAGATACGTACGAGGGTCGAGTATGAGATATACTGAAGCATGCATGTATGGAAGCAAAAGCATGCAAGGAGCGGCAGGACCAACAAAATCCAGAAAGAAACTTACAGCAATGCGCGGCTCGATCGCGCGTAGGCGTAGGGGCGCGCTAGCTTGCTCGCTCGCGCCTTCAACTGCTTTTTGGCCGGTCCAAGGATTGGACTGTGGCaagccggccgccgccgccgccgccgacgccacCAGACTTTTCTTGTGCTGCTAGCTGGGTGCGGTGGCGAGCGCGCGCTGGCGGTGGACGGCGGACgacggacggacggacggacggaTGGGTGACTGCACGcgcgcgcggcttaccggcggctgcCTCCGTATGCTGAGCGAGCGAGGCGGCCTTGGTATGTTTTATACGGCCGTCCGGCTGCTGGTCCGCTACGTCTCCGGTGAAGTGAGCGAGTAGGACGGGGGCCGGCTTAAATAAGCGGGGCCGGTGCGACGTGTGCGGCCACCAGAGGGCTcagggctcgccgcgccgcgccgcgccctCTTTTTTTTTTATTCTAATGCGCGCGGTCGGATCCGGGATCGGATCGGCACAGCACCCGAGCTAGCGCGAGGCGTCTCTTCTTCCGCCGGGTCGCCGTGACGTGACCTCTCTCCCGGTACGGAGGCCACCGGTCCACGGGCCCTGTTAACGCCGACAGCGACGCCGCAGCTTCGGTATCGGAGAGGTGAGGCGGTGGTGAGACAAGACGAGATCAGATCAGAGATGCCAAGCAAGCCGCTCGCTCGCTCGTATGAACCCGATCCCTTTCGCCGCGGACGGAGCCGCGC
It contains:
- the LOC100285151 gene encoding silicon efflux transporter LSI2 isoform X1, which encodes MALAGTSKVVLGCIAFGIFWVMAVFPTVPFMPVGRTAGSLLGAMLMVLFRVISPEDAYAAIDLPIIGLLFGTMVVSIFLERADMFKYLGNLLSWKSRGSKDLLFRVCIVSAFASALFTNDTCCVVLTEFILKVARQNNLPPQPFLLALATSSNIGSAATPIGNPQNLVIAVESGISFGQFLLGVFPAMIVGVLTNAAILLLYFWKYLSVEKDQEGGQPTGPEVVADDEVTSHRFTPARMSHVSSLNPDDMDCVSEPIIRSNSVSTTGNENLRSRSINSEADIQLAIKSLRASSMSHEMVEVSTVPDRRDEGASSRKFTRTASQQRSVIIEDLAPSPEINGEKEKETEVAEKRWKVLVWKTAVYLITLGMLIALLMGLNMSWTAITAALVLLALDFTDAQACLEKVSYSLLIFFCGMFITVDGFNKTGIPNTLWELVEPYSRIDSAKGVALLAVVILILSNVASNVPTVLLLGTRVAASAASISHGSERKAWLILAWVSTVAGNLTLLGSAANLIVCEQARRAQFFGYNLTFWSHLRFGVPSTIIVTAIGLLIVISY
- the LOC100285151 gene encoding silicon efflux transporter LSI2 isoform X2 translates to MAVFPTVPFMPVGRTAGSLLGAMLMVLFRVISPEDAYAAIDLPIIGLLFGTMVVSIFLERADMFKYLGNLLSWKSRGSKDLLFRVCIVSAFASALFTNDTCCVVLTEFILKVARQNNLPPQPFLLALATSSNIGSAATPIGNPQNLVIAVESGISFGQFLLGVFPAMIVGVLTNAAILLLYFWKYLSVEKDQEGGQPTGPEVVADDEVTSHRFTPARMSHVSSLNPDDMDCVSEPIIRSNSVSTTGNENLRSRSINSEADIQLAIKSLRASSMSHEMVEVSTVPDRRDEGASSRKFTRTASQQRSVIIEDLAPSPEINGEKEKETEVAEKRWKVLVWKTAVYLITLGMLIALLMGLNMSWTAITAALVLLALDFTDAQACLEKVSYSLLIFFCGMFITVDGFNKTGIPNTLWELVEPYSRIDSAKGVALLAVVILILSNVASNVPTVLLLGTRVAASAASISHGSERKAWLILAWVSTVAGNLTLLGSAANLIVCEQARRAQFFGYNLTFWSHLRFGVPSTIIVTAIGLLIVISY